A region of Mugil cephalus isolate CIBA_MC_2020 chromosome 3, CIBA_Mcephalus_1.1, whole genome shotgun sequence DNA encodes the following proteins:
- the pabpn1l gene encoding embryonic polyadenylate-binding protein 2: protein MAENHLEYGYLEGESIVEHFTEDPELMAIKARVQELEMEEETERLKEEEERCDTVEMQLLTSSPRPGPFYNMTPEERIDADNRSVYVGNVDYGATADELEIHFNGCGPVNRVTILCDRFSGHPKGFAYIEFSDRDSVQSAIGLHETLFRGRVLKVMPKRTNMPGISTTDRGGHRGGHSRGRGRGFRPPRYHNSSQGRFRYQSTRPQHQTPHPYYGGPSVGKRQWGHMDYHEQMPKRYPCLLLITPPSEELGAGSSGQHYPQQR from the exons ATGGCGGAAAATCATCTGGAGTACGGCTACCTGGAGGGCGAGTCCATCGTGGAGCATTTCACCGAGGATCCG GAGCTAATGGCCATCAAAGCCAGGGTTCAGGAGCTGGAGATGGAAGAAGAGACCGAAagactgaaggaggaggaggagaggtgtgACACGGTGGAGATGCAGCTCCTGACCAGCAGCCCTCGGCCTG GACCTTTCTACAATATGACTCCAGAGGAGAGGATAGACGCAGACAACAGATCTGTCTATGTGGGAAAT GTAGACTATGGAGCCACTGCAGATGAGCTGGAGATCCATTTCAATGGCTGCGGGCCTGTCAACAGAGTCACCATCCTGTGCGACAGGTTCTCCGGTCATCCCAAGGG CTTTGCTTACATCGAGTTCTCTGACCGGGACTCCGTGCAGAGCGCTATTGGTTTACATGAGACGTTGTTCAGAGGAAGAGTCCTCAAG GTAATGCCGAAGAGGACCAACATGCCAGGTatcagcaccacagacaggGGGGGACACAGGGGGGGTCACTCCAGAGGCAGAGGCCGCGGTTTCCGTCCTCCCCGATACCACAACAGCTCTCAAGGTAGATTCCGTTACCAGTCGACGAGGCCGCAGCATCAGACGCCCCACCCTTACTACGGAGGACCCTCGGTGGGCAAGAGACAGTGGGGACACATGGACTACCACGAACAGATGCCTAAACGTTACCCGTGTCTTCTCCTCATCACGCCACCATCAGAGGAGCTGGGGGCGGGGTCGAGCGGACAGCACTACCCTCAGCAGCGCTAG
- the trappc2l gene encoding trafficking protein particle complex subunit 2-like protein: MAVCIAVIAKENYPLYIRSLPTQNELKFHYTVHTSLDVVEEKISAVGKSLGDQRELYLGLLYPTEDYKVYGYVTNSKVKFVIVVDSSNTSLRDNEIRSMFRKLHNSFTDVMCNPFHNPGDPIQSKAFDGIVSGMMVQTG, from the exons ATGGCGGTGTGCATAGCAGTGATCGCAAAAGAG AACTACCCGCTGTATATCCGCAGTTTGCCCACTCAGAACGAGCTGAAGTTTCACTACACGGTACACACCTCTCTGGACGTGGTTGAGGAGAAGATCTCAGCAGTGGGAAAATCTCTGGGAGACCAGAGAGAGCTGTACCTGGGTCTACTCTACCCGACTGAAGACTATAAAGT ATATGGGTATGTGACCAACTCCAAGGTGAAATTCGTAATTGTCGTGGACTCATCAAATACATCATTGCGGGacaatgaaataagaagt ATGTTCAGAAAATTGCACAACTCTTTTACCGATGTAATGTGCAACCCATTCCACAACCCTGGGGATCCCATTCAGTCCAA GGCCTTTGATGGGATCGTCTCTGGAATGATGGTACAAACTGGCTGA